A region of the Cryptococcus neoformans var. neoformans B-3501A chromosome 6, whole genome shotgun sequence genome:
TGACTCGGGCTATGGTTAACGTTGCCTATCGGCCACTTCATCGCCAATCCTCGCAGAATCCCCCTGACCTGTTTTGTTGGGTTCCGATACATATATAAACGGACCTATGAACGGCAAAAACTGTCTGTCCAGAACAAAGATGCGCCAGCAACAAACAGCGAATAtgtctccttcttttgaCTCTTCTCGACCCATTGTCATCATTGGAGCAGGCATCATAGGACTCACTACTGTGGTTTGTCTCCTCGAATCTCAGTTCTACAAACAGCACCGTCCTCCAATCCATATCATCGCAGACCATCTGCCCAACGATCCGCTTGACGCCAAGTATGCGTCCACTATCGCGGGTGCTCACCACTTGAGCTTCGCaggtgatggagatggacggCAAAGGAAGTGGGATATGAGAAGTGAGTCATTCTGGCTCGTACCTGCTGACGTGAAGACAGCTTTCCAAGTCATGTATGAACAATGGAGGCAATCTGGAGAAGATTCGGGGCTGATGGCTTTAAAACAAACCGAACTGTTTGTGGGACAGAATGATCACTTAAAGATATACGAAGAACATCCTAATGTGAATAAGCTGCTCAGCTTGTCTGGGAAAAAGAGTACTCAGGAGCTGACTATCGCAGTTTATGATTCTTCCGGCCTCTGAGCTTCCACCCGCTGTTGATCACGCCGTCTCGTTTACTTCTCTCACAATTACACCGTCTGTGTATCTCAACCGTCTTTTGAAGCAGATCTCCGTGCTCTCCAACGGCCAGGCGAAAATCCATCGCTttcaccttccttccctcaGCTTCCTATCCCATCCCTCTATCAGAGCTTTAATAGGACAGGAACGGCCTGCGGCCGTCATGGTCTGTGTAGGATTAGGCGCACTTGTATTAGGCGACGTAAATGATTCATCAATGTATCCTACCAGGGGCCAAGTAGTCAAAGTACGCGCCCCCTGGGTCCGTTCTGGTTACACGAGACAAATCGGGAGTCTCAATGGCGGAGAAGGTGGGGAAAGGACGTATGTCATCCCTCGGGCTAACGGGGAAATTATTCTTGGAGGTAcaagagaggagggagactGGTATCCATACCCAAGGGAGGCGACTACGAGAGACATCCTCAGACGGGCAATAGAAATATGTCCCAATCTTTGCCCCGCTAATCTTGTGGCCCAGCCTTTGTCAGGTACCGATCGCCGTCCATCAATCTTAGCCTCCGACGAACAATCACCCTCCTATGAAAAGCCTCTTGATTCACTCGTTATCGACAGTCTGGTCGGGTTTCGTCCCTCGAGGAAGGGGGGTATCAGATTGGAAAGGGGACCTGACCTGGATGAGAATACAGCAGTCATATATAATTATGGACACGGAGGAGCAGGTTGGCAGAGTTCTTGGGGAACAGCCGAAGAAGCCGTGGCTCTGCTCTGCAAGACGACTGGGAACTGAGGGAATGGAGGCAAGATCAAACTCAAATGATTCTCATTCAGTAATACCCGATGTTACGTATAGGTTATAAAGATGTATTCAATATAAAAATCATGTAAAGATAATGCGAAACGATTTAAAGCTCATCTAATATGCCACAAGAAGTCCGTTGATTCAAACCAAAGTTGTTATAAAGGCCGCTCCGCCACTCTTTATCATCTTCGCAAACTCCTTTTCCGCATACTGTCTGTAGAGCCAGAGCCGGTACACTGGGCGGTAGGAACAGCCACCGTATTCGCATCATATTCACTACAGGCCGTAATCGTCAGCATGGCCACCTTGAAGGGAACCAACTAAGTGCTTACTCTGGGTAATCACATCCAGCCACTCTCACCCAAGCTCCCGTGGTATCGGCGGCATTTGCCCAACCACCTTCCAGTGTCACATTACTGGGGTGTGTAGGCGTTGCAAGAACATTTCTAGTGCCGGTCTGGGTAAGTGTGGGGAAGAGAGTTATTTGCGCGGCAGAGTAGGATGGAGACGGCCCAAGGGCGGTGGGAGGCCAAACGGAATGAGAAGCAACTTGCGTCGGATCGATAGTTGGTGTAGCAACTTCGGTGGGGAAGGAACCGATAGCTGAAGCAGGGTATGTTCCGGCAAACTTGAAGAGAGCGTTAGCACTCGGGTTTCTAATGCAGGAATGTGAAGAGAGCTTACTTGGTTCCCTCCTACACCGATGCTTTGGCAGTAACCACCTGCAACTCTAGGGTCCTTTGGCATCCATCCTTGTTCCAATCCCAATTTGTAATGCCACATCGGACTGGTCGGATATCCCTTCACCGTACTGTTCCCAATTTTCCAAGTCCAGAAAAAGTAATTTTGGAGAGCATCCATGTTGGCCAAAGTATAGCCCATGATGCCTTGCTTGGTTTCATCGGAATAGTTGAACCATTCATCGAGCGCGGCACAGCTTCCGGTTCCCGTGACCTCGAATTGAGGAGTTGAGTCAACACCGTCGAGCCAGTAGCCACAATCGTTGATTGCATTGGACCATTCACCACCGATGACGATGCCGTAGCCAGTGGAAGTGTCGTTGGTACCGCCACCCCAGCCACAGGCAGTATGGGCTTGGACAGTGTGGTTGTCAGCGATCTGGGTGGTGGGAAACGCCAAGTACGGGTGTTGATCGAGGCCACTGGATGGCAGAAGATTAGCCAGAGTACAATGATAGATATGTACACCCTTACATTCTGTCAGCACCTGCCAAAAATCCATTCCAAGCAGCGATCCCGTAGAAACCTTCGTGCAGTAAGATGACGGGACCATTGCCTGCACCATAGCCGGTTATTTTTCGGATCATCTCGTAGGCTTGGTAATAGCTAAAAACATAATAAAGTTAACAAATATAAAACCTTCAATCAAGAGATTGACACTTACAAGGCAGCCAACACATCTCCGCCGACGGTCTCTGCTTGAACTTCATTAACAAGCCCAATCATAGGCACGACTTGTTTGACACCATCTTGGGAAATGTACTCGACGATCGATCGGAGCGTCTCAAGAGAGCGTTGCGCATTGGCGATACCCATGACACCGTACATCCAATTGACAGACCCGGATTTGCCAGAGTGATTCCAGCCGTTTTGGGATCCTATCATACAGGAGTTAGTTAAGTAGAGGGTTCAAGAGATGAATCTGACTTGCCTGGTAACGAATGGAAGTCGACTAAAACACGGAGACCATACTTTCGAGCCCAATCAATGGCCTTGAGGAAGTAGCTGATCTTAGTGGTAAGCGACGACTGTCTTTCAAAAATTCCAGGAATGACTGACTTCCAAGAAACCTTTGCGAGGTATGGTTCGCCGTCGATTGTCTCAACAGCCCAATAGCCTAATGCAATACTAAGACAAGTTCAAGGTTCAGCATTGTTTGATAATTTGATACTCAAAACGAATGTACCGAACATAGTTGAGACCCGCCCCAGCGATCAAAGCAAAGTCTTCTTCAGTCtagaaggaagaaaaaaaattagCTCATTCTTCTTGTACGATCAGTAACATAAAATGGTTTACGATGAATGTTTTGTAAtgctcttccatctcagTAGCGAGGTTGTCTCCCATTCTAATACTGGGATTAGACAGCACAGAAAACCAGAAAATAAAAGACATACGCTTGCGACAACGTATACTCATCGATGGCTTTTGGTGTGGAAGTTTGATATTTCTCATACAGACTAGGGACGATAAAAGCTATGTCTGGTTAGACTCTAACATGGTtatggagggaagaaacTTACGTTCAGTCACCAGCCATCCACCAATATTGACGCTATGGAAGGAATGGTCGTCAGTGCTGACATGACAAGAGCGAAGACTAGATGATCACTTACCCTCGAACGATATGTTCTCCCCATACCCAATCTTCCAACAAGCTCGGGCTCCAGCTCTGAGCTTGACCAGATACCTAAATTGTTATCAGCTTCAACGGGCCCGATATGGTGAAGCAAACCCACAGAATATGGGTCATAAGGATCTTGAGCCCAGGTTCCACCAAAAGCATTCGAGTAGGTAAAGTTTACACCGAGATCTGTGGTGACAATAGACCCATCACCGCCCGAGCCAGGTTGAATAAACGAATTCCAAGTGTTCGCATCTGTATCACTGGTAGAATTTGACCCGCCGCCACCAGAAGTaccggaagaagaatccCCATTACTGCTGTCATTGCTCGCACTATGGCGCTTCTGAGATCCTACCACACCTCCAATGATAGCAGCTGCCGCAACGACCAAGAGAATAGGAACGCCGAAAAACAAAAGTCGACGTTTGGTTGGGTTCGTGGGTATGCAAGTGCGTGTCGGCTTCTTGGTCCGGGTTCGACCATAGCCTAAAGGCTCGGGGGCCATATAATTACTATGTGGCCCTGCTTCGTAGGCCAGACGCGAGCTAGAGTTGAAGTGCGTTGGACTACTGCCAAACAGGTTGTCTTTTTCCAGTTGGTTATCCCTACCGCTGAATGAAGAGTTCATCCTAGGGGTGGTCGACATACTGGGCCGCTGGGAATACTAGGATCTAGTCAGCAAATGAgcggggagaaggatggacgCCAAAGAAAGTGGGAAAACGCAGAACTACGATGAAAAAGCGCGCGGTTGTTTGTGATCCGTAACATCGCATTTTCCTTTCAGGCACATCGCGAATCTTGCAGCCAAAAACCAATGTTAGACATAGTGACCCACCGAAGACAAGTTCCGCACAGAAAAAGTGTCGGCAACAGCAGGCATCGCTCCTGCAGGTAGCTCCTGGGGCAGCGCCTCGGATGAAGGCGAGGGCGCGTACCGCCTTGCATCgtaggagaaagaggagatgtcGGCAGACCTGTCGTGGTAGACCGGAGAGGATATGAAGGGGTTGCTGGAGAAAGTGTCTCGAGGCATCTGTCTCTATGGCGGAGTCTCCCCGCTGGTGGTATAGTGATGGAAGGGATGTATATGGGACAGAGGCCGGAGTCTATAAGGGAGATTGGGCACCGCGTAGTACGACGACTCTTTTTCATCTCATGTCCTACTAAAACTTGTAAACTATAAACAGCGCGTCGTAATTAAAGGCCAACAGCCGAGTTGTGCCTGAACCAAAATATCAGTTAACCCCGATGATAACCTTATACTCTCGCACATCATATCCGCAGTCATCCTATCGTACTATGCATTACTTTCTATGTTCCTCAGTTGATAAAATATGCTGATGTACACTGCTTGTTCCCATCCTTTTACACCGTTACGCGTCTTCCACACCGAACACTCGGTCCGTCATATTCCTCAGCACCCCCATCATTCCCCCCTCACCAATCAACATACCCCTCAGGTCCCCTGCTAACTCTCGCAACACCATTCCCTCCTTACTTCCTCCTTGCGATAGCGATAACCTTCTCTTTACACTGACACTATCTCCATCCAAGTCCATAGAAGTATCTTGCTCAATGTCTTGCTCCTCTGGCGCCAGGAGCGTGTGTCGAAGTAATAGCTGCGTGAATGAGACGAGCGCCGAGGACTCGAGAAGTTGTGTGGCAATATCTCTGATGGCTTGCGTAGCATCGGCGCTCGGGGTCAACTTGTATTGACCGCCCAGAGTAGGTGTCAACGAAGGTAATCTTTCGAGGATATTCTGGGTGAGGACGTAGATATCATTGACAATACCGACCGGATCGGAGGATGTACCTCCTGATGTTTCATCATCAGTCAAGAGGACGTTATCCTCCACCTGCTCGGGTTCAATCGCTTCCCTCAAAGCCTCCCATGCACGAGTGATGACAACCAGCGTGAGCAAGACCGTTCTCGCTATCCTCATCAGTGTCGTTGTCCTCCCGGCAATGATCGGTGTCCTCTTGACGTCAAACAAATCAgcatccttctcatcatcgATTAACgccagctcttcctccaactttcctttttcttcttctgatgAGGGGACCAGGAGCGTAGACAGTAACCgaggatgggaaaaggCGAACCTGATTCCTTTTAACAGATTCAGCGCAGGAAGAGCAAAATCATCCAAAGATTTTGGTCCTAAAGCGCAGGCCACGCCAAAGAAGATATCTGCCACCAACTCCATTTCCTCTAGAGCAGGTTCGGTCAGTGGCGTTTCACCATCCCAGCTCATTGCTCGAATCATCTGTGCTGATGTTACGCGAAGGAATGGAACCACATCGGTACGGGTAAAGGTGGCCGTGTCGGGAAGGGTAGTCAGGAGCGCTTTGACAACTAGGAGCATACCGCACCACGAGCTGTGCGCAGAGTTGTACGCACTCGGCGGGGCTTCGATACGTCCCAGCTCTGCCTCGGCAACAATGGCGTTATCAGAGTAGGCTGGAAGAATACCGGAGACGGCAAGCTTCTCGACCGATGTTGGGTTGCTCGCGAGGgcgagatgaaggagaagaatgctAGAGAGATGCAAAGGGACTTGACCATCAACAATAACTGCCCTCATAAGGACATCAAGGCTCCTTCCGACCAAATTGACATCCTGCACTCTATCCAACCAAGCAGTTGTCATCGTAGATAGTTTACTGATCTCACAGAGAACGGCAACAATCATGCTAATAACGGCCGTGAAGGCTGGCTGCACGCCACGCACAATAGAGTCGAGGACAATGTCCGCAGATTCGAGGGCGAATACTGTACCTGCATCCACAACCGCCTCCCTAGCGGCCACAGTCGCAGAGGTAGATTGATTGTTGGACATGTTGTTGAGGACAAGGTAAAGTATTCTGAGCACAGGCTGgtggatgggaggaagatcaGGGTGGCGAAGAGAGATAATAGGAGGGAAAACCTGGCTGCTGACAATGTTGTAGACAAATGCTGAAAGTTGTTGAACGAGGCTTGAGTCGGGTCTGTGGTCTCCTTCATGTGGGTCCAAGGCAGTTTCAAGTAAAACAGCAAGGATGGATAGGCGCTCGACTTGAATGGCAAGCATCACGTCTCCTTCCCGGTACTCTTCAGCAATAATCTCACCCACGGCAATAGCCCCACGAAGCGCCGCCCTCATGGCCAATACGTCGCCTTCCGTCCATGCCGCAATACTATCAGCTAAAAGTTTGAAGGAACGTGTGAGCGCAACGTCGGCATCGAGCATAGACCAATTGAGATT
Encoded here:
- a CDS encoding hypothetical protein (HMMPfam hit to DAO, FAD dependent oxidoreductase, score: 55.6, E(): 1.3e-13), producing the protein MNGKNCLSRTKMRQQQTANMSPSFDSSRPIVIIGAGIIGLTTVVCLLESQFYKQHRPPIHIIADHLPNDPLDAKYASTIAGAHHLSFAGDGDGRQRKWDMRSESFWLVPADVKTAFQVMYEQWRQSGEDSGLMALKQTELFVGQNDHLKIYEEHPNFMILPASELPPAVDHAVSFTSLTITPSVYLNRLLKQISVLSNGQAKIHRFHLPSLSFLSHPSIRALIGQERPAAVMVCVGLGALVLGDVNDSSMYPTRGQVVKVRAPWVRSGYTRQIGSLNGGEGGERTYVIPRANGEIILGGTREEGDWYPYPREATTRDILRRAIEICPNLCPANLVAQPLSGTDRRPSILASDEQSPSYEKPLDSLVIDSLVGFRPSRKGGIRLERGPDLDENTAVIYNYGHGGAGWQSSWGTAEEAVALLCKTTGN